In Arachis hypogaea cultivar Tifrunner chromosome 2, arahy.Tifrunner.gnm2.J5K5, whole genome shotgun sequence, a genomic segment contains:
- the LOC112755835 gene encoding universal stress protein PHOS32 isoform X2, translated as MATTSSDEKQVMIVAVDDSEHSSYALQWTLDHFFTTLPNPIFKLVLLHAKPSATSAVGLAGPGAAEVLPIVDSDLKKIAARVVDNAKQICSKRSVTDVITEVVEGDPRNVLCDAVEKYHASILVVGSHGYGAIKRAVLGSVSDYCAHHAHCTVMIVKRPKTKH; from the exons ATGGCTACCACCTCATcagatgagaagcaagtgatgATTGTGGCAGTTGATGACAGTGAGCACAGCAGCTACGCTCTCCAATGGACTCTCGATCACTTCTTCACGACTCTCCCCAATCCCATCTTCAAACTTGTCCTCCTTCATGCCAAACCTTCTGCTACCTCTGCCGTTGGCCTTGCCGGCCCCG GAGCTGCTGAGGTTCTTCCCATTGTGGACTCTGACTTGAAGAAGATTGCTGCCAGAGTTGTTGACAATGCCAAGCAGATTTGCTCCAAGAGATCC gTAACTGATGTGATTACAGAAGTGGTCGAAGGTGATCCTAGAAATGTTCTTTGTGATGCTGTGGAGAAGTACCATGCTTCAATATTAGTTGTGGGAAGTCATGGTTATGGTGCTATAAAAAG GGCAGTTTTAGGTAGTGTAAGTGACTATTGTGCTCATCATGCTCACTGCACTGTGATGATTGTGAAGAGGCCAAAGACCAAACACTGA
- the LOC112755835 gene encoding universal stress protein PHOS34 isoform X1, with amino-acid sequence MATTSSDEKQVMIVAVDDSEHSSYALQWTLDHFFTTLPNPIFKLVLLHAKPSATSAVGLAGPAYAGAAEVLPIVDSDLKKIAARVVDNAKQICSKRSVTDVITEVVEGDPRNVLCDAVEKYHASILVVGSHGYGAIKRAVLGSVSDYCAHHAHCTVMIVKRPKTKH; translated from the exons ATGGCTACCACCTCATcagatgagaagcaagtgatgATTGTGGCAGTTGATGACAGTGAGCACAGCAGCTACGCTCTCCAATGGACTCTCGATCACTTCTTCACGACTCTCCCCAATCCCATCTTCAAACTTGTCCTCCTTCATGCCAAACCTTCTGCTACCTCTGCCGTTGGCCTTGCCGGCCCCG CGTATGCAGGAGCTGCTGAGGTTCTTCCCATTGTGGACTCTGACTTGAAGAAGATTGCTGCCAGAGTTGTTGACAATGCCAAGCAGATTTGCTCCAAGAGATCC gTAACTGATGTGATTACAGAAGTGGTCGAAGGTGATCCTAGAAATGTTCTTTGTGATGCTGTGGAGAAGTACCATGCTTCAATATTAGTTGTGGGAAGTCATGGTTATGGTGCTATAAAAAG GGCAGTTTTAGGTAGTGTAAGTGACTATTGTGCTCATCATGCTCACTGCACTGTGATGATTGTGAAGAGGCCAAAGACCAAACACTGA